A region of Nocardioides sp. JS614 DNA encodes the following proteins:
- a CDS encoding helix-turn-helix domain-containing protein produces the protein MNEALDQQLLLRVRTQREAPPVEELRRVRELAGVSRAELAVALQVHRSTVSRWERGLSVPRPQRLARYVTTVESLRSEVGA, from the coding sequence ATGAACGAAGCGCTTGACCAGCAACTGCTCCTGCGAGTGCGCACTCAACGCGAAGCCCCTCCGGTCGAGGAGCTGCGGAGAGTGCGAGAGCTCGCCGGTGTCTCCCGAGCCGAGCTGGCCGTAGCGCTGCAGGTGCACCGGTCGACGGTCTCGCGATGGGAGCGGGGTCTGAGCGTGCCGAGGCCGCAGCGACTCGCCCGCTACGTGACTACCGTCGAGTCTCTGCGGTCGGAGGTCGGAGCATGA
- the hemA gene encoding glutamyl-tRNA reductase, producing the protein MSRLTCLAFPGRSIPMAVLERLSVAARELPASVRALRAVPGVDQVLVLSTCERTEVYAWWTDEADPAALLRALAGQRGLGPEPLLEHAVGLTGREAVQHLLRVTAGLDSFVRGESDIVGQVRAAVQAARAEGAVGLEVQRLVDAAVNTSRRVHRSTGAGLAAGSVASTAVAAVAGLLPDGLAGRDLLVVGTGQVAVSVVAAAREAGARLTVCGRDPERAAAIAPAGARVLGLDDLPGALLDADAVVFGTSSPERLLRAGDLGPGLSEHRSGRELVVVDLCVPRNVDPDVRGVPGVRLLDLTDLRGAAVPGRRPSAPAPAALELAEQIVAQEVDRFLHWWVDRAAAEPVRRLRADVEACVREEVARATRGLSPDLEPLVAEGIRRAVQHLAHGPTRRLLDAAAAGEDEVVALLAGLFAPSAEEDQAVPAYSPQPIGNTSNAAASATPRR; encoded by the coding sequence ATGAGCCGGCTGACCTGCCTCGCGTTCCCGGGCCGCAGCATCCCGATGGCGGTCCTGGAGCGGCTCTCCGTCGCGGCGCGCGAGCTGCCCGCCAGCGTCCGGGCGCTCCGGGCGGTGCCGGGGGTCGACCAGGTGCTGGTGCTCTCGACCTGCGAGCGCACGGAGGTCTACGCGTGGTGGACCGACGAGGCGGACCCGGCGGCGCTGCTGCGGGCACTCGCCGGGCAGCGCGGGCTGGGGCCGGAGCCGCTGCTCGAGCACGCCGTCGGCCTGACGGGTCGTGAGGCCGTGCAACACCTGCTCCGGGTCACCGCCGGACTCGACTCCTTCGTCCGCGGCGAGTCCGACATCGTCGGCCAGGTGCGGGCGGCGGTCCAGGCCGCTCGGGCGGAGGGTGCGGTCGGGCTGGAGGTGCAGCGGCTGGTCGACGCCGCCGTGAACACCTCGCGCCGGGTGCACCGCAGCACGGGCGCCGGGCTGGCCGCCGGCTCGGTCGCGTCGACCGCCGTCGCCGCCGTGGCCGGGCTGCTCCCCGACGGACTGGCCGGACGCGACCTGCTGGTCGTCGGCACCGGCCAGGTGGCCGTGAGCGTCGTCGCCGCCGCTCGGGAGGCCGGTGCCCGCCTGACGGTGTGCGGGCGGGACCCGGAGCGGGCCGCCGCGATCGCGCCGGCCGGGGCGCGGGTGCTCGGGTTGGACGATCTCCCGGGCGCGCTCCTCGACGCGGACGCCGTCGTGTTCGGCACGTCGTCGCCCGAGCGGCTGCTCCGTGCCGGCGACCTCGGACCGGGGTTGAGCGAGCACCGGTCCGGTCGTGAGCTCGTGGTCGTCGACCTGTGCGTGCCGCGCAACGTCGACCCGGACGTGCGGGGTGTGCCCGGGGTGCGACTGCTGGACCTCACCGACCTCCGCGGCGCCGCCGTACCGGGCCGGCGTCCGTCCGCCCCGGCGCCGGCGGCGCTGGAGCTGGCCGAGCAGATCGTCGCGCAGGAGGTGGACCGCTTCCTGCACTGGTGGGTGGACCGTGCGGCCGCGGAGCCGGTACGCCGCCTGCGCGCAGACGTCGAGGCGTGCGTCCGCGAGGAGGTCGCGCGAGCCACCCGGGGTCTCTCGCCCGACCTCGAGCCGCTCGTCGCCGAGGGGATCCGCCGGGCGGTGCAGCACCTCGCGCACGGGCCGACGCGTCGGCTCCTCGACGCCGCGGCAGCAGGCGAGGACGAGGTCGTCGCGCTGCTCGCCGGGCTGTTCGCGCCGTCGGCCGAGGAGGACCAGGCTGTCCCGGCCTACTCGCCCCAGCCCATCGGGAACACCTCGAACGCCGCGGCGAGCGCGACGCCGAGGCGCTGA
- a CDS encoding PIG-L deacetylase family protein: protein MDEQLESLPEDWERALCVVAHPDDMEFGAAAAVARWTAQGKDVTYCMVTSGEAGIDAMPPEECRVVREAEQVESARIVGVSAVEFLHQPDGVLEYGVSLRREIAHVVRRFRPDIVVTGNFRDTWGGVNLNQADHIATGRAVVDAVRDAGNRWVFPEQLGDGLEPWGGVRAVWAFGSPNAAHAVDTSDTFEAGVASLEAHRAYIDGLGWEHFDAREFLEGFGRQTGQRLGVALAAAFEVFPMGWGE, encoded by the coding sequence ATGGACGAGCAGCTCGAGTCGTTGCCGGAGGACTGGGAGCGCGCGCTCTGCGTGGTCGCCCACCCCGACGACATGGAGTTCGGCGCGGCGGCCGCGGTCGCACGCTGGACCGCGCAGGGCAAGGACGTCACCTACTGCATGGTGACCAGCGGCGAGGCGGGCATCGACGCGATGCCGCCCGAGGAGTGCCGGGTCGTGCGCGAGGCCGAGCAGGTCGAGTCGGCGCGGATCGTCGGCGTGTCCGCGGTCGAGTTCCTCCACCAGCCCGACGGGGTGCTCGAGTACGGCGTCTCGCTGCGCCGCGAGATCGCCCACGTCGTACGCCGCTTCCGGCCCGACATCGTCGTGACCGGCAACTTCCGCGACACCTGGGGCGGGGTGAACCTCAACCAGGCCGACCACATCGCGACCGGCCGGGCGGTGGTCGACGCCGTGCGCGACGCCGGCAACCGGTGGGTGTTCCCCGAGCAGCTCGGCGACGGGCTCGAGCCGTGGGGCGGCGTCCGGGCCGTCTGGGCCTTCGGCTCCCCGAACGCCGCGCACGCGGTCGACACGAGCGACACGTTCGAGGCCGGGGTCGCCTCCCTGGAGGCGCACCGCGCCTACATCGACGGCCTCGGCTGGGAGCACTTCGACGCCCGCGAGTTCCTCGAGGGCTTCGGCCGCCAGACCGGTCAGCGCCTCGGCGTCGCGCTCGCCGCGGCGTTCGAGGTGTTCCCGATGGGCTGGGGCGAGTAG
- a CDS encoding TlpA family protein disulfide reductase, with protein MSGGGVRGGGRRLVPLGGLAVGVALVALLLALGLTTDAKLAASPLSGRPAPAFDLPGLDGAEQSRVRLEDLEGQVVVVNFWASWCTECRVEQPELNAAWERFRDSGVVVLGVNFQDAPGDARQFAATSGASYPMVVDRDSSTALDFGLRGVPETFLIDRDGRIVERFVGPVTAATLGERLEPLIDGARP; from the coding sequence ATGAGCGGCGGCGGGGTGCGCGGTGGCGGTCGGCGGCTGGTGCCGCTGGGTGGCCTCGCCGTCGGCGTGGCCCTGGTCGCGCTGCTGCTGGCGCTCGGGCTCACGACCGACGCGAAGCTGGCGGCCTCGCCGCTGTCCGGCCGCCCGGCCCCGGCCTTCGACCTGCCCGGCCTGGACGGGGCCGAGCAGAGCCGGGTCCGCCTGGAGGACCTGGAGGGGCAGGTCGTCGTGGTGAACTTCTGGGCATCGTGGTGCACCGAGTGCCGGGTCGAGCAGCCGGAGCTCAACGCGGCCTGGGAGCGGTTCCGCGACTCCGGCGTCGTCGTTCTCGGGGTGAACTTCCAGGACGCCCCCGGCGACGCCCGACAGTTCGCAGCGACCAGCGGTGCGTCGTACCCGATGGTCGTGGACCGGGACTCCTCGACGGCGCTGGACTTCGGGCTGCGCGGCGTCCCCGAGACCTTCCTGATCGACCGAGACGGCCGGATCGTGGAGCGGTTCGTGGGGCCGGTGACGGCGGCGACGTTGGGTGAGCGGCTCGAGCCGCTGATCGACGGAGCACGGCCATGA
- a CDS encoding tetratricopeptide repeat protein: MTLALVAGAISVVALALLTRPFLAASRAPRPSGASTPDVRRQLLRQVRDLDAERAAGELTDAQHAARRRALEAELAPLLRAEPVVREPRAPARSMRTRRARWTRRVAVLAVLATAATGTAVVLRNTVEPEPPAAAAPPAAAAAAPDGAFATQPTAAELDAVDAAVRQVRRQPQSVGAHLALAHAYTRARQPQLATVEYLATLRIAPGNAEANTALALVAFTSGNAEQAKPMVDRALRTRPGYPEALYVRGLVLAMGLKRPAAAEQDLRAYLDRAPFGSHRQTVRAVLALVQKEGRR, from the coding sequence GTGACCCTCGCCCTCGTGGCCGGAGCGATCAGCGTGGTCGCGCTCGCCCTGCTGACCCGGCCGTTCCTGGCCGCGAGCCGCGCCCCGCGGCCCTCCGGCGCGAGCACCCCCGACGTACGCCGACAGCTGCTGCGCCAGGTCCGCGACCTCGATGCCGAGCGCGCGGCCGGCGAGCTGACGGACGCACAGCACGCCGCCCGCCGCCGCGCCCTGGAGGCCGAGCTCGCCCCACTGCTGCGCGCCGAGCCGGTCGTGCGCGAACCCCGGGCCCCGGCGCGGAGCATGCGGACCCGGCGCGCGCGTTGGACCCGGCGGGTCGCCGTCCTGGCGGTCCTCGCCACGGCCGCCACCGGAACCGCGGTCGTGCTCCGCAACACCGTCGAGCCCGAGCCGCCGGCGGCGGCCGCGCCACCGGCGGCTGCCGCGGCCGCACCCGACGGCGCCTTCGCGACCCAGCCCACCGCAGCGGAGCTCGACGCCGTCGACGCCGCGGTGCGACAGGTCCGCCGACAGCCGCAGTCCGTCGGCGCACACCTGGCCCTGGCGCACGCCTACACGCGGGCGCGACAGCCGCAGCTGGCCACCGTCGAGTACCTCGCCACCCTGCGGATCGCGCCCGGCAACGCCGAGGCCAACACCGCGCTGGCCCTGGTGGCGTTCACCTCCGGCAACGCCGAGCAGGCCAAGCCGATGGTCGACCGGGCCCTCCGCACCAGGCCGGGCTATCCCGAGGCCCTCTACGTCCGCGGCCTGGTGCTCGCGATGGGGCTGAAGCGTCCGGCCGCCGCCGAGCAGGACCTGCGTGCCTACCTCGACCGGGCACCGTTCGGCTCGCACCGCCAGACGGTCCGGGCCGTGCTCGCCCTCGTGCAGAAGGAGGGACGTCGATGA
- a CDS encoding DUF72 domain-containing protein, which produces MGRQPGGSGDIRVGISGWSYAGWRGDFYPRGLPQRQELAYAAERMGSVEINGSFYSLQRPTSYAAWREQTPEDFVFAVKGGRYVTHMKRLRDVEGPLANFFASGVLALGPKLGPVLWQLPERLRFDADLLASFFRLLPRTLGEVAALAERHDAKVPEDRALTSVPDGLEAQRVRHALEFRSPSFCTEEAFALLREHDVACVVADTAGRWPLAEAVTSDLVYVRLHGDQELYTSGYGDAALDAWAEKCRGWAERPDVAQVVVYFDNDAKGFAPHDALRLIDRL; this is translated from the coding sequence ATGGGTCGACAGCCGGGCGGGTCGGGTGACATCCGGGTCGGCATCTCCGGCTGGAGCTACGCCGGCTGGCGCGGCGACTTCTACCCGCGCGGCCTGCCCCAGCGCCAGGAGCTCGCCTACGCGGCCGAGCGGATGGGCTCGGTGGAGATCAACGGCTCGTTCTACAGCCTGCAGCGGCCGACGTCGTACGCAGCCTGGCGCGAGCAGACGCCCGAGGACTTCGTCTTCGCGGTCAAGGGCGGCCGGTACGTCACCCACATGAAACGGCTGCGCGACGTCGAGGGCCCGCTGGCGAACTTCTTCGCCTCCGGCGTGCTCGCCCTCGGACCCAAGCTGGGCCCGGTGCTCTGGCAGCTCCCGGAGCGGCTCCGGTTCGACGCCGACCTGCTCGCGTCGTTCTTCCGGCTGCTGCCCCGGACCCTGGGCGAGGTGGCCGCCCTGGCGGAGCGGCACGACGCCAAGGTGCCGGAGGACCGCGCCCTGACCAGCGTCCCGGACGGCCTCGAGGCCCAGCGGGTCCGGCACGCCCTGGAGTTCCGGAGTCCCTCGTTCTGCACCGAGGAGGCGTTCGCGCTGCTGCGCGAGCACGACGTCGCCTGCGTGGTCGCGGACACCGCCGGCCGGTGGCCGCTGGCCGAAGCGGTCACCTCCGACCTCGTCTACGTCCGCCTGCACGGCGACCAGGAGCTCTACACCAGCGGGTACGGCGACGCCGCCCTCGACGCGTGGGCCGAGAAGTGCCGCGGCTGGGCCGAGCGCCCCGACGTCGCGCAGGTGGTCGTCTACTTCGACAACGACGCGAAGGGCTTCGCGCCCCACGACGCCCTCCGGCTGATCGACCGGCTCTGA
- a CDS encoding DUF3099 domain-containing protein — protein sequence MDRRRRHRTYFVLMGACLLLILLAWNVVRLWSTTAAVAMSALAALLPPIAAFVGNQGALDSSAAPTVDDDEPGRSA from the coding sequence GTGGATCGACGCCGCCGGCACCGCACCTACTTCGTGCTCATGGGCGCCTGCCTGCTGCTGATCCTGCTCGCCTGGAACGTCGTTCGGCTGTGGTCGACGACCGCGGCGGTCGCGATGAGCGCGCTCGCCGCGCTGCTCCCGCCGATCGCCGCGTTCGTCGGCAACCAGGGCGCGCTGGACTCCTCCGCTGCGCCCACGGTCGACGATGACGAGCCCGGGCGGAGCGCCTGA
- a CDS encoding cytochrome c-type biogenesis protein, with the protein MSPARPARPSGGRLRLALAALVLMATAGALVWGAATGRPPTDEERATAIAAGLRCPVCTDLSAADSSAPLARQMRTEIRQQVAAGVSDEEIRRGFVEAYGPSVLLTPPADGIGRVAHLLPVLVLAAAAAGGATVLVRGRRSVSRTGLGLAGPEPGSPTDRALVDRALADLLKEES; encoded by the coding sequence ATGAGCCCCGCACGCCCGGCGCGCCCGTCGGGCGGCCGTCTGCGCCTGGCCCTCGCGGCCCTCGTCCTGATGGCCACCGCCGGCGCCCTGGTGTGGGGCGCCGCGACCGGCCGGCCACCGACCGACGAGGAGCGCGCCACGGCGATCGCCGCGGGGCTGCGGTGCCCGGTCTGCACGGACCTGTCGGCCGCCGACTCCTCGGCACCACTCGCGCGGCAGATGCGGACCGAGATCCGGCAGCAGGTGGCGGCCGGGGTCTCCGACGAGGAGATCCGTCGCGGCTTCGTCGAGGCCTACGGGCCGTCGGTGCTCCTGACCCCGCCCGCGGACGGCATCGGCCGGGTCGCGCACCTCCTGCCCGTGCTCGTCCTGGCGGCCGCGGCGGCGGGTGGCGCGACCGTCCTCGTGAGGGGTCGGCGCTCCGTGAGCCGGACCGGGCTCGGCCTCGCCGGGCCGGAGCCCGGCTCACCGACCGACCGGGCCCTGGTCGACCGCGCGCTGGCCGACCTGCTGAAGGAGGAGTCGTGA
- a CDS encoding tyrosine-type recombinase/integrase, translating into MATKMKDGITQRGRGWTYVVRERDPETGRSRQRWVSGFTTRAEAKAARDAARHALHSGTYVAPQDITVAEWLDRWMDGHEVTLKPSTAKTYRDKIRLYLKPKLGSARLQSLSPSGLTVVWRDLQASGGRSGAPLSRRTVEFARAVLHAAMQDAVVERIIQVNPVDGSKMAKRDGKPKHTTWTAAQVASFLTATTSDRWHPMWAVFASTGMRRGEVAGLRWSDSHGPIVDLDGGTIRVEVSTTQLDNRRVTTTPKNHERRTIAIDPDLVTVLRTWKATQAAERLAFGPGYADAEGIVFTWEDGRPVMPDYISKTFLTAQTKLKELAAGPGDDAPATIVPLPRLVLHGLRHTHATILLRSGVPVHVVARRLGHKDPSVTLDTYADVIPDDDSSAVDVFWNAVWGA; encoded by the coding sequence ATGGCCACGAAGATGAAGGACGGCATCACGCAGCGCGGCCGCGGGTGGACCTACGTGGTTCGCGAGCGTGATCCCGAAACAGGAAGGTCTCGGCAGCGGTGGGTCTCGGGTTTCACCACGCGCGCAGAAGCCAAGGCTGCGCGGGACGCCGCTCGGCATGCGCTACACAGCGGAACCTACGTCGCCCCGCAGGACATCACGGTCGCCGAGTGGCTCGACCGATGGATGGACGGGCACGAGGTGACGCTGAAACCCTCCACCGCAAAGACCTACAGGGACAAGATCCGGCTCTACCTCAAGCCGAAGCTTGGATCCGCACGCCTCCAGAGCCTCTCCCCGAGCGGCTTGACCGTGGTTTGGCGAGACCTCCAAGCGTCAGGCGGACGAAGTGGGGCACCGCTCTCGCGTCGCACCGTCGAGTTCGCTCGCGCCGTCCTGCATGCAGCGATGCAGGACGCGGTGGTCGAGCGCATCATCCAGGTGAACCCCGTCGACGGCTCAAAGATGGCCAAGCGCGACGGCAAGCCGAAGCACACGACCTGGACAGCGGCACAGGTGGCCTCCTTCCTCACAGCGACCACAAGCGACCGGTGGCACCCGATGTGGGCTGTGTTCGCCTCCACAGGTATGCGGCGAGGCGAGGTCGCCGGGCTGCGATGGAGCGATTCTCACGGCCCCATCGTCGATCTGGATGGCGGGACGATCCGGGTCGAGGTGTCGACGACGCAACTCGACAACCGAAGGGTGACGACAACGCCCAAGAATCATGAGCGCCGGACCATCGCCATCGACCCGGACCTCGTCACCGTCCTTCGGACCTGGAAGGCAACACAGGCCGCCGAACGCCTGGCCTTCGGCCCAGGCTATGCCGACGCGGAGGGCATCGTCTTCACATGGGAGGACGGGCGACCCGTCATGCCCGACTACATCAGCAAGACCTTTCTGACGGCCCAGACCAAGCTCAAGGAACTAGCGGCAGGACCGGGTGACGATGCCCCGGCCACGATCGTGCCGTTGCCGAGACTCGTCCTGCACGGCCTCCGTCACACCCACGCCACCATCCTGCTGCGCTCGGGCGTCCCGGTTCACGTCGTCGCTAGGCGGCTGGGCCACAAGGACCCCTCGGTGACGCTGGATACCTACGCCGACGTCATCCCGGACGACGATTCGAGCGCCGTCGACGTGTTCTGGAACGCCGTATGGGGGGCATAG
- a CDS encoding phage/plasmid replication domain-containing protein, producing MSASLKVPTDRGEPTRESGVGIDTLAVVGPVQLRTLQELSTISHKRLIDRDTAEITDYAPSGFHSLNIGAARVGVSAWVSGAGPQIRLQASIPRMLLGHNWDGVSPDELPRAMEVLMRGVAEALPDTPRPHEVAVTRLDLTRDFYGVRDVPATLTAIARHPMANVRVNRRDYREDGVTLQTLTRGNRSWIARGYDKWFESANSKGPGLQRELARTRPQQLRFEVELKSKALRYRGMTKIADLLRSDLIETARYYFERCKFDVNTAQTGLSDLLDRLESDGVSAADRRNLVLYLTCADMGVSLLSRGPFERARALANRYRLGPNSLGKSTFERRLDFDLASEVVC from the coding sequence ATGAGTGCCAGCCTGAAAGTGCCTACTGACAGGGGAGAACCAACCCGCGAATCAGGGGTAGGTATCGATACGCTCGCAGTAGTCGGGCCCGTGCAGCTGCGGACTCTCCAAGAGCTCAGCACCATCTCGCACAAGCGGCTCATCGACCGTGACACCGCCGAGATCACGGACTATGCACCATCGGGATTTCACTCCCTGAACATCGGCGCGGCGCGGGTGGGTGTGTCCGCCTGGGTGTCTGGGGCCGGTCCTCAGATTCGACTGCAGGCGTCGATTCCTCGCATGCTGCTCGGTCACAACTGGGATGGCGTCAGCCCGGACGAGCTCCCTCGGGCTATGGAAGTTCTAATGCGTGGTGTCGCCGAGGCGCTACCGGACACCCCTCGACCTCATGAGGTCGCGGTTACCAGGCTCGACCTGACGCGAGACTTCTACGGGGTCCGCGACGTGCCGGCGACGCTGACTGCAATCGCCCGTCACCCCATGGCCAACGTCAGAGTGAACCGGCGCGACTATCGAGAGGACGGGGTCACCCTTCAAACCCTCACTCGTGGTAATCGGAGCTGGATCGCGCGGGGCTATGACAAGTGGTTCGAGTCGGCCAACTCCAAAGGTCCCGGGCTGCAGCGAGAGCTCGCCAGGACGCGTCCTCAGCAGCTCAGGTTCGAGGTGGAGCTCAAGTCGAAGGCTCTCCGTTACCGGGGAATGACGAAGATCGCGGATCTGCTCCGGTCGGACCTCATCGAGACGGCTCGTTACTACTTCGAGAGGTGCAAGTTCGACGTGAACACGGCGCAAACGGGACTCTCCGACCTGCTTGATCGTCTCGAAAGTGATGGAGTGAGCGCGGCTGATCGTCGAAACCTGGTCCTGTACCTGACCTGCGCCGACATGGGCGTGTCGCTACTCAGCCGTGGACCGTTCGAGCGTGCGCGGGCCCTGGCGAACAGGTATCGACTCGGTCCCAACTCCCTCGGCAAGTCGACCTTCGAGCGACGCCTCGACTTCGACCTAGCGTCCGAGGTGGTGTGCTGA
- a CDS encoding methyl-accepting chemotaxis protein, whose translation MSLAPPRLRSLPRFVDRSIRTRVLSIVGVVAAVVLALGGYAAHLIGSGADRGDVLMRANTATGAALQADMMHDAIRSDVLQVLGNPDDPGARLSAAADLEQHAAALQDSLDEVRAAHLGADVDRALADATPIVEVYLTAASSWMTTAEEDPARARAAYPSFLQAFHTLEDTLPVVTDAVAQHAVAAQQGVEAQRGAVTRLLVGASIGLVVVLALGLLLTRSLVRPLDRVRAVLEALAEGDLTRHADVDSRDELGQMAAALERATERLRATVRDIDLAAQELADSSADLSRVSAQMSDSASGSAASALQVSTAAGQVSEHVHAVAAGTEEMSASIREIAQSTSSAAVVATEAVTIAQSTTELVTQLGESSTQIGNVVKLISSIAGQTNLLALNATIEAARAGDAGKGFAVVAGEVKELADQTGSATEDIERQVAAIQRDTVRAADAIGRISAVIDQVNDTQAAIASAIEQQTATSAEMSHGVAEAATGSGTIAQTIDEVARLAGDTTDASSATRAAADGLSAVSMRMRGLVGQFRY comes from the coding sequence ATGTCGCTCGCCCCGCCCCGCCTGCGCTCCCTCCCCCGATTCGTCGACCGGTCGATCCGCACCCGCGTGCTCAGCATCGTCGGCGTCGTGGCCGCGGTCGTGCTCGCCCTCGGCGGGTACGCCGCCCACCTGATCGGGTCCGGCGCCGACCGTGGCGACGTGCTGATGCGCGCGAACACGGCCACCGGGGCTGCGCTGCAGGCCGACATGATGCACGACGCGATCCGCAGCGACGTGCTCCAGGTGCTCGGCAACCCCGACGACCCCGGCGCCCGCCTCTCGGCCGCCGCGGACCTGGAGCAGCACGCTGCGGCGCTGCAGGACAGCCTCGACGAGGTGCGCGCCGCGCACCTGGGCGCGGACGTCGACCGGGCCCTCGCCGACGCCACCCCGATCGTCGAGGTGTACCTGACGGCCGCGTCCTCCTGGATGACGACGGCGGAGGAGGACCCGGCCCGGGCGCGCGCGGCGTACCCCTCGTTCCTGCAGGCCTTCCACACCCTCGAGGACACCCTGCCCGTGGTCACCGACGCGGTCGCGCAGCACGCGGTCGCCGCCCAGCAGGGCGTCGAGGCGCAGCGGGGCGCCGTCACCCGGCTGCTGGTCGGTGCGTCGATCGGGCTGGTGGTCGTGCTCGCCCTCGGGCTGCTGCTGACCCGCTCGCTCGTGCGCCCGCTCGACCGCGTGCGCGCCGTGCTCGAGGCGCTCGCCGAGGGTGACCTCACCCGCCACGCCGACGTCGACAGCCGCGACGAGCTCGGTCAGATGGCGGCCGCGCTCGAGCGGGCGACCGAGCGGCTGCGGGCCACGGTCCGCGACATCGACCTGGCCGCCCAGGAGCTCGCCGACTCCTCGGCGGACCTGTCGCGGGTCTCGGCGCAGATGAGCGACTCCGCCTCCGGGTCCGCGGCCAGCGCGCTGCAGGTGTCCACGGCGGCGGGCCAGGTGTCGGAGCACGTGCACGCCGTCGCGGCGGGCACCGAGGAGATGTCCGCCTCGATCCGCGAGATCGCCCAGAGCACCAGCAGTGCCGCGGTGGTCGCCACCGAGGCCGTGACGATCGCCCAGAGCACCACCGAGCTCGTCACGCAGCTCGGGGAGTCGTCCACCCAGATCGGCAACGTGGTCAAGCTGATCTCGAGCATCGCGGGCCAGACCAACCTGCTGGCGCTGAACGCGACCATCGAGGCCGCTCGCGCGGGGGACGCCGGGAAGGGGTTCGCCGTGGTCGCCGGCGAGGTCAAGGAGCTCGCCGACCAGACCGGTTCGGCCACCGAGGACATCGAGCGCCAGGTCGCGGCGATCCAGCGCGACACCGTGCGGGCGGCCGACGCGATCGGCCGCATCTCCGCGGTGATCGACCAGGTCAACGACACCCAGGCGGCGATCGCCTCCGCGATCGAGCAGCAGACCGCCACGAGCGCCGAGATGAGCCACGGCGTGGCCGAGGCCGCGACCGGCAGCGGGACGATCGCGCAGACCATCGACGAGGTGGCCCGACTGGCCGGTGACACCACCGACGCCTCGAGCGCGACGAGGGCGGCGGCGGACGGGCTCTCGGCGGTCTCCATGCGGATGCGGGGCCTGGTCGGCCAGTTCCGCTACTGA